One Panicum virgatum strain AP13 chromosome 3N, P.virgatum_v5, whole genome shotgun sequence DNA segment encodes these proteins:
- the LOC120666838 gene encoding uncharacterized protein LOC120666838, translated as MTSAPSECKVAGLQAALDGNLRLLKRRTGLPGSFFTILAKKVDLQGVKDEGQHVLHAAAVMGRLEVCKFLVEELRLDVNSTSTEGVMPMIQAAAMGMSLFCSTFWAVAVTQR; from the exons ATGACCTCCGCCCCCTCCGAGTGCAAGGTCGCCGGCCTCCAGGCCGCGCTCGACGGCAACCTCCGCCTCCTCAAGA GACGAACTGGATTGCCAGGTTCGTTTTTTACGATTCTGGCGAAAAAGGTGGACTTGCAGGGTGTGAAGGACGAGGGGCAACATGTGCTCCATGCTGCTGCTGTCATGGGCCGTCTCGAGGTCTGCAAGTTCCTGGTGGAGGAATTGAGGCTCGATGTCAACTCCACCTCCACTGAAG GTGTGATGCCGATGATCCAGGCTGCTGCGATGGGAATGTCCCTGTTCTGCAGTACCTTCTGGGCCGTGGCTGTGACCCAGCGGTGA
- the LOC120668027 gene encoding homeobox protein Wariai-like, whose translation MAPNPSAVAIRAASAGNLRLLKKVASEMDLREAKDPNGSTLLYLAAAKGHLEVCRFLVEESGLDVNCPNADGMTPVFRAAAAGEVGVLRYLLDHGGDPAMPDAIRFAPLHIAAENGHYEAAALLLSRGVDADPLNTRLGTPLHVAAAKGHDQILKLLLEHGADPNRIFMSVLSPLLLACEARSFKCVELLVAASADVNFMNPYGSSPLIDATKNGLTDIVKLLLEAGADPNTFDDFGENPIMHAARDERRDLVEILFPHSKPIAYVPSWSVDGLISTIKHLPSMAKGADSGADAKMRGNEAFAKGDYAGATYLYGIAMFVFPRDATLFANRSLCWLRLGDGKNALSDAQQCRMIRPHWSKAWYREGAALKLLKNYKGAADAFAEALKLDPASDEIKAALSSVFPYNFIIYLGYS comes from the exons ATGGCCCCCAACCCCTCCGCCGTCGCCATCCGGGCCGCCTCCGCGGGCAACCTCCGCCTCCTCAAGA AAGTGGCGAGCGAGATGGACCTGCGGGAAGCCAAAGACCCCAACGGGAGCACCCTCCTGTACCTCGCCGCGGCGAAGGGTCACCTGGAGGTCTGCCGGTTCCTGGTGGAGGAATCCGGGCTCGATGTCAACTGCCCCAACGCGGATG GCATGACGCCGgtcttccgcgccgccgccgcgggagaggTGGGCGTCCTGAGGTACCTCCTCGACCACGGCGGCGACCCAGCGATGCCCGACGCCATTCGCTTCGCGCCGCTGCACATTGCGGCGGAGAACG GGCACTACGAGGCTGCAGCACTGCTGCTGTCCAGGGGAGTTGATGCGGATCCCCTCAACACCCGTCTTGGGACGCCGCTGCATGTGGCTGCGGCGAAGGGCCATGATCAGATTCTGAAACTCCTGCTGGAGCACGGAGCTGAT CCCAACAGGATTTTCATGAGTGTCTTGTCACCGCTCCTGTTGGCATGCGAAGCACGCTCCTTCAAATGCGTGGAGCTATTGGTTGCG GCCAGTGCCGATGTGAATTTCATGAATCCCTATGGATCGAGCCCTTTAATTGACGCAACCAAGAATGGCTTAACCGATATTGTCAAGCTTTTGCTAGAGGCTGGAGCTGATCCGAACACTTTTGATGAT TTTGGGGAAAATCCAATCATGCATGCAGCCCGTGATGAGCGACGCGATCTTGTTGAAATTCTTTTTCCTCATTCAAAACCAATCGCATATGTACCCAGCTGGAGTGTTGACGGCTTAATTTCTACTATTAAACATCTGCCTTCCATGGCTAAG GGTGCAGATTCTGGAGCTGATGCGAAGATGCGAggaaatgaagcatttgcaaagGGGGATTACGCTGGAGCAACCTACTTATATGGCATA GCGATGTTCGTATTTCCCCGCGATGCTACCTTGTTTGCGAACAGGAGCCTATGTTGGTTGCGGCTGGGAGATGGAAAGAATGCCCTGTCAGATGCTCAACAATGCAGAATGATCCGTCCCCATTGGTCGAAGGCATGGTACCGTGAGGGCGCAGCTCTCAAGCTGCTAAAG AACTACAAAGGAGCAGCTGATGCATTCGCGGAAGCATTGAAGCTTGACCCTGCAAGTGATGAGATCAAGGCAGCGCTAAG TTCTGTCTTTCCATACAACTTTATTATCTATTTGGGTTATTCTTAG